The following coding sequences are from one Candidatus Binataceae bacterium window:
- the ggt gene encoding gamma-glutamyltransferase — protein sequence MSSANVRSVAATRRRVRALMLGALPLVFVLFAPAARPARAARARHAMVVAESALAAHAGVEILARGGNAIDAAVATELAVGVTNAASCGIGGGGFMLIYIAKTHRFYALDYRERAPMAASAAMYVRNGKADEELARTGPLAVAVPGEIYGLDAALRRFGTMNFSTVAAPAIRLAERGFPASPLIVRDVTRVAPVIAKDPGLKATFMNAAGEPPKVGDMLRERALGATLRSLGDDPVAHFYHGRVARELVAWMKEHGGIITADDLARYRPVWRTPLHRGYRGYDVWTMPPPASGGVVLEMLGMLGAAPLAGLGLNSPPYLARLVEVMREGFIDRAHYADPAFVHVPIDELLSQRHIDAALQRALHRGAQPHLAPASDHGTSNLLVADKDGNVVVATTTINTIFGAKVMVAKLGLVLNDEMDDFATAPGVANVFKLIGVKANEIAPGKRPLSSMSPTIVTRGERPVLALGGSGGPTIITGVLQVALDVLDFHLAPTAAVAAPRVHHQASPATVLVESAMPEATRQALAQMGYRLKVLPQLYSAVGVITLAPGEMHGAFDPRKGGGAEGM from the coding sequence ATGTCGTCCGCAAACGTCCGCTCCGTCGCCGCGACCAGACGCCGCGTGCGCGCGTTGATGCTCGGCGCGCTGCCGCTTGTATTCGTTCTCTTCGCGCCCGCCGCGCGGCCCGCGCGCGCCGCCCGGGCGCGCCACGCGATGGTGGTGGCGGAGAGCGCGCTCGCCGCGCATGCCGGGGTCGAAATCCTCGCCCGCGGCGGCAACGCGATCGACGCCGCCGTCGCCACCGAACTCGCCGTCGGCGTCACCAACGCCGCCTCGTGCGGGATCGGCGGCGGCGGCTTCATGCTGATTTACATCGCCAAGACTCACCGCTTCTACGCGCTCGACTACCGCGAGCGCGCCCCGATGGCGGCCAGCGCCGCGATGTACGTGCGCAACGGCAAGGCCGACGAGGAGCTGGCGCGCACCGGGCCGCTGGCCGTCGCCGTCCCAGGCGAAATCTACGGCCTGGACGCGGCGCTGAGGCGCTTCGGCACGATGAATTTCTCGACCGTCGCGGCGCCCGCGATCCGGCTCGCCGAGCGGGGCTTCCCCGCCTCGCCGCTTATCGTGCGCGACGTAACCCGCGTAGCGCCGGTGATCGCCAAGGACCCCGGGCTCAAGGCGACCTTCATGAACGCCGCCGGCGAACCGCCCAAGGTTGGCGACATGTTGCGCGAAAGGGCACTCGGCGCGACGCTGCGCTCGCTCGGCGACGATCCGGTGGCGCATTTCTATCACGGCAGGGTGGCGCGCGAGCTCGTCGCGTGGATGAAGGAACACGGCGGGATCATCACGGCCGACGACCTCGCGCGCTACCGGCCGGTATGGCGCACGCCGCTCCACCGCGGCTACCGCGGCTACGACGTCTGGACCATGCCGCCACCCGCGTCGGGCGGGGTCGTGCTCGAGATGCTGGGGATGCTCGGCGCGGCGCCGCTCGCCGGGCTGGGGCTCAACTCACCGCCCTACCTCGCGCGGCTGGTCGAAGTGATGCGCGAGGGCTTCATCGATCGCGCGCACTACGCCGACCCCGCATTCGTCCATGTGCCCATCGACGAGCTGCTCTCGCAACGCCATATCGACGCAGCGCTCCAGCGCGCGCTGCATCGCGGCGCCCAGCCGCATCTGGCGCCCGCCTCCGATCACGGCACCTCCAACCTGCTGGTCGCCGACAAGGACGGCAACGTGGTCGTCGCGACCACCACGATCAATACCATCTTCGGGGCCAAGGTGATGGTCGCAAAGCTCGGCCTCGTCCTCAACGACGAGATGGACGACTTCGCCACCGCGCCGGGCGTCGCCAACGTGTTCAAGCTGATCGGGGTCAAGGCTAACGAGATCGCGCCCGGCAAGCGTCCGCTCTCGAGCATGTCGCCGACGATCGTGACGCGTGGCGAGCGGCCGGTGCTCGCGCTGGGTGGATCGGGCGGCCCGACCATCATCACCGGCGTGCTCCAGGTCGCCCTCGACGTGCTCGACTTTCACCTCGCGCCGACGGCGGCCGTCGCCGCGCCGCGCGTGCACCACCAAGCGTCGCCCGCAACCGTGTTGGTCGAATCCGCGATGCCGGAGGCGACACGCCAGGCGCTCGCGCAGATGGGCTATCGGCTCAAGGTCCTGCCCCAACTGTACAGCGCGGTGGGTGTGATCACGCTCGCGCCCGGCGAAATGCACGGAGCCTTCGATCCGCGCAAGGGCGGCGGCGCCGAAGGGATGTAG
- a CDS encoding enoyl-CoA hydratase-related protein, translating to MSFEEIIYEKANRVAVITLNRPARLNAWTGRMEAELREAMLDSDRDDNVGAIVVTGAGKAYCAGADMGALNRIAEGSETAGAAVSGEVAGTGETRTDFRQRFSWIVGLHKPVIGAINGACVGMGFTTALYHDLRIASERARMGLIFVRRGLAIEHGASWMLPRIVGLANALELAVTGRLLDAEEALRIGLVNKVVPHEQLMPTALEMAGEIATSCSPLGVAHAKRLIYHHLLTDLTTAIVEENESIGVMTHSDDFKEGIRAFQEKRAPRFTGR from the coding sequence ATGAGTTTCGAAGAGATAATCTATGAGAAAGCCAACCGGGTCGCGGTGATCACGCTCAATCGCCCGGCCCGGCTCAACGCGTGGACTGGCCGGATGGAAGCCGAGCTGCGCGAAGCGATGCTCGATTCTGACCGCGACGACAACGTCGGCGCGATCGTGGTCACCGGCGCGGGCAAGGCGTACTGCGCGGGCGCCGATATGGGCGCGCTCAATCGCATCGCCGAGGGCAGCGAGACGGCCGGCGCGGCGGTCTCGGGCGAGGTCGCCGGCACCGGCGAGACGCGCACCGACTTCCGCCAGCGCTTCTCATGGATCGTGGGGTTGCACAAGCCGGTGATCGGCGCGATCAACGGCGCGTGCGTGGGGATGGGCTTCACCACCGCGCTCTATCACGACCTCCGGATCGCCTCCGAGCGCGCGCGCATGGGGCTCATCTTCGTGCGCCGCGGGCTGGCGATCGAGCACGGCGCGAGCTGGATGCTGCCGCGGATCGTGGGCCTGGCCAACGCGCTTGAACTGGCGGTCACCGGCCGCCTGCTCGACGCCGAGGAGGCGCTGCGCATCGGGTTGGTCAACAAAGTTGTCCCGCACGAGCAACTGATGCCGACGGCGCTGGAGATGGCGGGCGAGATCGCGACGAGCTGCTCCCCGCTGGGCGTCGCCCACGCCAAGCGGCTGATCTACCATCACCTGCTGACCGATTTGACCACCGCGATCGTCGAGGAGAACGAGTCGATCGGGGTGATGACGCACTCGGACGACTTCAAGGAAGGCATCCGCGCCTTCCAGGAAAAGCGCGCGCCGCGCTTCACCGGACGCTAG
- a CDS encoding OsmC family protein — protein sequence MKPLPHIYEVKLAGGPKGYAAVAAAGLGELRTAPPPEFDGPGDAWSPEQLLIAAVESCFLFTLRAVAAASKVEFTALELVGQGKLERKEGVTRFTEIVLRPLLTLPAGADAAAAERALDKAKRACFVTASLTATVRMEPEIMVADGGVAS from the coding sequence ATGAAACCGCTTCCCCATATCTATGAAGTCAAGCTGGCAGGCGGACCCAAAGGCTACGCCGCCGTCGCGGCGGCCGGCCTCGGCGAGCTGCGCACCGCCCCGCCGCCCGAATTCGACGGCCCGGGCGACGCATGGAGTCCTGAGCAACTCCTGATCGCCGCGGTCGAAAGCTGTTTCCTGTTCACGCTGCGCGCGGTCGCCGCGGCGTCAAAGGTGGAGTTCACGGCGCTCGAGCTTGTCGGTCAGGGCAAACTCGAGCGCAAGGAGGGGGTGACGCGCTTCACCGAAATCGTGCTGCGTCCGCTGCTGACGCTGCCCGCGGGCGCGGACGCCGCGGCGGCTGAGCGCGCGCTCGACAAGGCGAAGCGGGCGTGTTTCGTTACTGCATCGCTCACCGCCACCGTGCGGATGGAGCCGGAAATCATGGTTGCGGACGGCGGTGTCGCAAGCTGA
- a CDS encoding universal stress protein, protein MADNLFHKILCPVDFDENSMAALELAVKVAAQNDAPLCLMHVVPFPLAASEIGPLPTESQPVWERGAQARLEEIAREKVPATLRCEVVVRSGQPVEVIVGAETELGVDLVVMATHGRSRSAVGHFFLGSVAERVVRESLCPVLVVPPR, encoded by the coding sequence ATGGCTGACAACCTGTTTCACAAGATTCTCTGCCCGGTTGACTTCGACGAAAATTCGATGGCGGCACTCGAACTTGCCGTAAAGGTTGCGGCCCAGAACGACGCCCCGCTGTGTCTGATGCACGTCGTGCCGTTTCCGCTGGCGGCGAGCGAAATTGGACCGCTGCCCACTGAATCGCAGCCCGTATGGGAGCGCGGTGCGCAGGCGCGGCTGGAGGAGATCGCGCGCGAGAAGGTTCCTGCCACGTTGCGATGCGAGGTCGTCGTCCGCAGCGGGCAACCGGTGGAGGTGATCGTCGGCGCGGAGACTGAGCTGGGCGTCGATCTCGTCGTGATGGCAACGCACGGGCGCAGCCGTTCGGCGGTCGGGCATTTTTTCCTCGGCAGCGTGGCTGAGCGCGTGGTGCGCGAGTCGCTTTGTCCGGTACTGGTGGTACCGCCGCGCTAA